Within Coffea arabica cultivar ET-39 chromosome 4e, Coffea Arabica ET-39 HiFi, whole genome shotgun sequence, the genomic segment CTTAATATATCATTTTGTCTTTGGTGCAGCGGAATTACAGGTTCTTTTTCATGTTCGTCTTCTCAACAACAATCCTGTGTTTGTACGTACATGGCTTTTGTTGGGTTTACATCAGAAAAATAATGGACAGTGAGAAGACAACAATCTGGAAGGCAATGAGCAAGACTCCAGCTTCCATTGTCCTAATAGTTTACACATTTGTATGCGTCTGGTTTGTTGGGGGCCTCTCAGTCTTCCATCTTTATCTGATTAGCACAAACCAGGTATAACTGCTTAACTAAAACCACGATTACTTgcctccaattcttgttccctGAGCTAATGGACATTTGGGAGAGGCCCCTAATGTTTCAAAATATTGATGATTAAGTCCATTTTCAGAACCCAGTAGTTTATATGGATAACGTGATAAGTTGTTCGTTTGTTTTGCAGTCGACATATGAAAACTTTAGATACCGATATGATCGACGAGCCAATCCATTTAACAAAGGGATTTCTAAGAACTTCATGGAGGTATTCTGCACCAGGATTCCTCcgtcaaaattcaaatttagggCGAAGGTGCAGAGAGAGCCCGAGCTCCCACCTCGAGTGGTGGGTGATGGTTTTTCAGTTTCGAAAGTTGGGAAACCCTTGGGTAATCTGGAGATGGGAAGAAAGCCAGTTTGGGATGAAGGTACTACTAATGCAAATGAATTTGAAAGGCAATATGGACATGATGATGGTCTGGACAAATCTGGCGAACTGCCAATCGTTTCCCCTGAGCTGAGTAGGATCACTCTTACTGAGAGCACAGAGGGAAGGAGTATTCTACACTCCAGGCGCTCTAGTTGGGCAAGGACAAGTGGAAGCTTGGATATGCCGGCTGAAGTTGGAAGCATGCCTAAAGAGTTGGACAACTTTCAATTATCCGACCAGCAACCACCCGCTGCTGCCTCCCCTGAGATTGTCGCAATGGCCTCTCGAATGGGAGACTCAAATCACATTCCTCTAGGCGAAAGATTTACAGTAGAAAATCAGCAATGACAAATCAGTTGGATACTACAACAAACAGGGGAGAGAAGAGGGGAAATCATAGAAACCTCCTCCCTTTTCCATCAAgggtaaaagaaagaaaaggaaatgcttGCGAGTTTCGAGTTTTGCTTGATTGAAAAGTCTTGAGGTGTGCGTGCTCTCTGTATATCTTCTTTCAACGATTGTGAATGTGCGAGTTTAAGGAATGActtttgacacaaaaaaaaaaaaaaaagaatgtgcGAGTTTAAGCGTACTCCTTGTTTCTATCATAATATATTTTTACCGACCTTTCTTGTGCTCCCATTTCTTGATGTCTCCGTATACTTGATTTAACTCAGACCTTCCATCCCCAAGAAATAAAAGCATAGGAGGTTGTCGAACTGAAATGTGGACACCAGGATTTAAAGCAAGCTTTCCAAATTTCACATCTTTTCTTCTGTTCAAATAGTTTGGAACTTTGGATGCTCAAGAATGCTCGTAATTACACAGTTTGGTGCTTGTCATCACCTAAAACAGTCCCCCAATTACTGCATGAATTATGGCAGCACGCAGCTGTTGCTGTTTGAATGAGTACTGGAGGGAGTATGACTTGCGGACTGATCACCACATCTTTGCAAGACAAGATTACGTCTTGCACCCTTAGCCTATTGCATGAAAGAAAAGCGAGCCATGCTCCTTGCCTTTTTATAGTGCTAGTTCTATGAAGTGAGAAGGCACGAGGTATTCGAAATTTCGAATGTCcaataagaatttcttgaagctGCTTAGTCAAACCGAGAATACGCAAGTAATTAGCTCGCCAACAACCAGAAAATGTAATTAATAACTTTCACGATTTAAACCAACTGCAAACAGGAGTAAACTCAAATACAGTAAGCAAAGAACTGAAAAGGTATTAAAGTTAAATAATCGGCATTTACTGGTCAAAAGTAGCAGCATATGCTATGAACAATATCCTGCTGCTTACAAGGAGGATTAGAAAACAGAACTGacagaaatttttctttaataaaggGAAAGCACCATCCTCCAATACCATTAAGATGCCAATCTAATCTTTAGTGCATGGATTGGAAGCGCTTCATTATTATCATGCTCATATCCATGTAGCGCTGAGCACAGTTTGTGAGACAAGTGGTTTCGCTAGAGCTAAACTTGCTTCCAGGAGTACTGGTAATGCATTTGTCCCAGCATATGTGAGTAAGCTTTGCAACTATTTCATTAGCCATggctttttccttctctttctgCAGTATTACATGATTAACATTAAATATCTATAGAAACAAAAAGATCTGACATTAATATTTCAATCAGGTTATGCTCACTAAAGAATAAGGAAAATTCAAGGTATATCACATAGCTCAGCAGGAAAACTTGTACAGACATAAAACCTGACACTAG encodes:
- the LOC113742759 gene encoding probable protein S-acyltransferase 7; amino-acid sequence: MYGVAPPRSSDSDGAAADGAAFVRAYQTWKGSNKFFLWGRFIFGPDVRSLFLTIFLIIAPVAVFCVFVARKLMDDFSDHWGISIMVVVIVFTVYDVVILLLTSGRDPGIVPRSARPPEPEAYEGSPEIEPGQTPQLRLPRIKDVYVNGVVVKVKYCDTCMLYRPPRCSHCSICNNCVERFDHHSPWVGQCIGLRNYRFFFMFVFSTTILCLYVHGFCWVYIRKIMDSEKTTIWKAMSKTPASIVLIVYTFVCVWFVGGLSVFHLYLISTNQSTYENFRYRYDRRANPFNKGISKNFMEVFCTRIPPSKFKFRAKVQREPELPPRVVGDGFSVSKVGKPLGNLEMGRKPVWDEGTTNANEFERQYGHDDGLDKSGELPIVSPELSRITLTESTEGRSILHSRRSSWARTSGSLDMPAEVGSMPKELDNFQLSDQQPPAAASPEIVAMASRMGDSNHIPLGERFTVENQQ
- the LOC113741596 gene encoding mitochondrial import inner membrane translocase subunit TIM8, which produces MDTSRVNSTELEQFLSKEKEKAMANEIVAKLTHICWDKCITSTPGSKFSSSETTCLTNCAQRYMDMSMIIMKRFQSMH